Proteins encoded within one genomic window of Hevea brasiliensis isolate MT/VB/25A 57/8 chromosome 8, ASM3005281v1, whole genome shotgun sequence:
- the LOC110645297 gene encoding protein disulfide isomerase-like 1-4: MSTTRNLILLFTSIFFLFTLFCFTPFSHFSSPILAKALGFSRNSTDEAEVGTVSSISIDQHRRQRSGKLILQSISSAVDEKDVVVLTKNNFSDFVDRHRNKYVMMDFYAPWCYWSQKLEPEYAAAATMLKGKAVLAKIDATQETELARKFKIDGYPTLYLSVGGVHNAGHSYYGKRTRDAISNWVNQKVSNIVQNVTIVDEAIRILAAESTMVLGFLDTLQGPHSEELAAVSKQYIDVKFYQTSNVDVAKLFYIDPQIKRPALIMLKRECGNYSHFRYEGQFTRLAIANFVSVYKLPPVITFTEEDCIDIFENPMKQLWLFTPKRSWKVVSIFKEAANAFRGKLLFVHVETGDEFPVRRCLFHEFGLTEDSPTVVAYYKENGDEKNHIYHGELSLCGIKSFAEEFLEDGFLIKSEPAMNTSISV, encoded by the exons ATGTCGACAACAAGAAATCTCATCCTCCTCTTCACTTCAATCTTCTTTCTCTTCACACTCTTCTGCTTTACACCTTTCTCTCACTTCTCTTCACCAATTCTTGCAAAAGCTCTTGGTTTCTCTCGCAACAGCACAGATGAAGCCGAAGTTGGAACTGTTTCTTCAATCTCTATTGACCAACATCGTAGGCAGAGATCGGGCAAGCTCATCCTGCAGAGCATCTCTTCCGCAGTTGATGAAAAGGATGTGGTGGTGTTGACCAAGAACAACTTTAGCGACTTTGTTGATAGACATAGAAATAAGTATGTAATGATGGATTTCTATGCGCCTTGGTGCTATTGGAGTCAGAAGCTGGAACCGGAATATGCTGCGGCTGCTACCATGTTGAAGGGTAAGGCTGTTCTTGCAAAAATAGATGCTACTCAAGAAACAGAGTTGGCGAGGAAGTTCAAGATTGATGGGTATCCAACTCTGTATCTCTCAGTTGGTGGAGTTCACAACGCTGGTCATTCCTACTATGGAAAACGAACCAG GGATGCTATTTCAAATTGGGTTAATCAGAAGGTTAGCAATATTGTCCAAAACGTGACTATAGTTGATGAGGCAATCCGTATATTAGCTGCTGAATCTACGATGGTTTTGGGATTCCTAGACACTTTACAG GGTCCACATAGTGAGGAGCTTGCTGCTGTCTCAAAACAGTATATAGATGTCAAGTTCTATCAAACTAGCAATGTTGATGTAGCTAAGCTTTTCTACATTGACCCTCAAATCAAACGCCCTGCTCTGATCATGCTGAAAAGAGAGTGTGGAAATTATAGCCACTTTCGTTATG AAGGTCAATTCACCAGATTGGCAATCGCTAACTTTGTATCTGTATATAAGCTTCCTCCAGTGATCACTTTCACAGAAGAGGATTGTATAGACATTTTTGAAAATCCAATGAAACAG TTGTGGCTTTTCACTCCTAAAAGATCATGGAAAGTTGTATCCATATTCAAAGAGGCGGCAAATGCTTTCAGAGGAAAG CTTCTCTTTGTACATGTGGAAACTGGAGATGAATTCCCCGTCCGCAGGTGTCTTTTTCATGAATTTGGCCTCACTGAAGATTCTCCAACA GTTGTAGCTTATTACAAAGAAAATGGGGATGAGAAGAATCATATATATCATGGTGAATTGAGCTTGTGTGGCATCAAG TCATTTGCAGAGGAGTTTCTAGAAGACGGGTTTCTGATAAAATCAGAACCAGCCATGAATACATCTATCTCTGTATAA